CGTCTCGGCGGTCTCCGGCGCCATGGGCGGCAGCGCCTCCGAAGAGTTCCTGGCCGAAAGCCCGGTCGGGGAGGACACGTTCGTACGGTGCCCGGAGTCGGGTTATGCCGCCAACGTCGAAGCCGTCATCACCGCGCGCCCGGAGAACCGACCGATCGACGGGCTGCCCGAAGCGGTGGTCCACGACACCGGCGACACCCCGACCATCGCCACGCTGGTCGCCTGGGCCAACCAGGCCGACCTGGGCCGCACGGTGACCGCCGCGGACACCCTGAAGAACGTCCTGGTCAAAGTCCGCCAACCCGGCAAGGACTGGGAGTTGCTGGCCATCGGAGTGCCCGGCGACCGCGACGTCGACGACAAGAGGTTGAGCGCGGCCCTGGAACCAGCCGAATACGTCTTGCTCGACGACGACGAGTTCGCCAGATACCCGTTCCTAGCCAAGGGTTACATCGGACCAAAAGCCTTGCGCGCCAACAATGTTCGCTACCTGGTTGACCCGCGTGTAGTCGACGGCAGCAGTTGGATCACCGGAGCGGACGAACCAGGCCGGCATGTCGTCGGCCTGGTTGCGGGTCGTGATTTCACCGCCGACGGCACCATCGAGGCCGCCGAGGTGCGGGAAGGTGATCCCTCTCCGGACGGTGCCGGCTCCTTGGTCATGGCGCGTGGCATCGAGATCGGCCACATCTTCCAGCTCGGCCGTAAGTACACCGATGCCTTCAGCGCCGACGTGCTCGGTGAGGACGGCAAGCCGATACGGCTGACCATGGGTTCCTATGGCATCGGGGTGTCGCGGCTGGTCGCCGTCGTCGCCGAACAACATCACGACGAGCTGGGCTTGCGCTGGCCACCCGCGATCGCGCCGTTCGATGTTCACCTGGTGATCGCCAACAAGGACGCGGAGGCGCGCACCGGCGCCGTCGCGCTGGCCGCCGAACTGGATCAACTGGGGATCGGGGTGCTGCTCGACGACCGTCAAGCCTCGCCCGGCGTCAAGTTCAAGGACGCCGAACTGCTGGGAATGCCCTGGATCGTCGTGGTGGGGCGCGGCTGGGCGGACGGCGTGGTCGAGCTGCGGGACCGGTTCACCGGTCAGACCCGCGAGCTAGCCGCCGGCGCCTCGCTGGCTACCGATATCGCGGCCGCCGTCAGCGGTTAGCTATTCGTTGCCGCCCGGGAACGAAGCGGTGATCGGCCAGGCTCCCAGCACCTTGTTCCACCGGGCGGCCATCACCGCGCTCTGGGTCAAAGCCGTCGACGCGAACGCCCGGTCATCGGCCGTTTCGGCATGCTCGACGACGGCACGCCACGCCGTCGCGCCGTCGTTCTCCATCCGCGCGGCCAGCCGAGCCGCATCGGCTGCGCTGCCCACGTCACTGGGCAACTGGTAGCCCCCGGCAGCTACCGGGGCGGTGACCTTACGCGCGGCCAGCATCGCTATGACGTCGTCACGACGTTGGCGATGTTGGTTCAGCGCCTCCACCACCAAGTCGTTGACGCTGGGCGGCGACAGCGCCGACACAATGCCATACCCGTAGATGGTTGCGTGTTCGACGGCCAGGGCGTCGCTCAGCGCCGCGGTGTCGGCATCTTTGCCGGCGGGCGACCGCTTGGGGCTGGCCCCGAAGCTGGGCTCGGACGAGGTCATATGGAGGGGCCCCCGGGCATCAGCGCAACCGTGTAGGACGCCGTGCAGGAAGCGGCGATGGAGGCGAGCAGACCAGCGCGGTAGCCCGATACCCTGGCCACCAGGCGACTGGCATCCTCGGCCGATTTGCGCAGCGAATCCACCACGTCGGACACCGGCGGTGGCGGTGGCGGTGGTTCCGTGCCAGTCGGGCTGGGGCTGGCGCTCGAGCTACTCGTTTCGCTGGTCGCGGATACCAGCTTGCCCGCGGCGCGAGCAATCTCGGTGGCGAGGGCGCGGGCATGCGCGCCGCGTTGGCTGGCCACCACCGTCAGCGCGGCAGCGATCTGCGGCGGATTGCCGATTGCCGCCGCGGCGGCCGACGCCAGCGCGCTGTCGCGGCGGGCCTGCTCCAAGGGCACCAGGAGCTCATCGACCGCGGGCGGTGTGGGGGTGGACTCGCCGCAGGCGGACACGGCCACTGCGAGTGCAGCGAGAGCGGCACCGCCGGCGAGCACACCCCGCCTGTTGACGACGGGCACTGCTCTGGGCACAGCAACATCCTGCCATCACCCACGAGCTGGGCACGACAAGGGACGATCACGATCCGGGGAGGTGAAACCTCGACGACCTGATCACGGCGGTATTGGCGATTCCTGGCGTATCGTTGGTAGCTGGTTCCCTTGTGGATCGCCGACGATTGGGCGCCGGCGGGCCGGGGCGAAACCGCTCTGGCAGCGAAATCCGCCAGATGACCGGACAACTCAAGATGAGGAGCTCGCCGTGACCACCGGGCTACCTTCGCAGACGCAGGTGATCGAGCTACTCGGTGGGGTATTTGCGTGCGCCGGCTACGAGATCGAAGACGTGGTCATCGACACCCGCGCCCACCCACCGCGGATCACGGTGGTCGCCGACGGCGACACCGCGCTCGACCTGGACACCGTCGCCGCCCTGTCGCGCTCCGCTTCGGCTTTGCTGGACGGCTTGGACACCATCCGCGACAGGTACATCCTCGAAGTCAGCTCGCCCGGCGTCGAACGCCCGCTGACCAGCGAAAAGCACTTCCGCCGTGCCCGCGGTCGCAAGGTCGAACTCACATTGTCCGACGGATCCCGGCTGACCGGCCGGGTCGGAGAGCTGACCGGCGACACCGTGGCGCTGGTGGTCTGGCAGGGTCGGGACTGGGCGGTGCGCCAGATTCCGCTCGCGCAGGTCCTGAAAGCTGTTGTCCAAGTGGAGTTTTCACTGCCAGCCCGAGCCGAGATCGAATTGGCGACGGCGGGTGGCGCCGCTGGTACGGAGGCCGAATCATGAACATCGACATGGCCGCGCTGCATGCGATTGAGGTCGACCGGGGTATCTCGGTCAACGAATTGCTCGAAACCATCAAGTCCGCGCTGCTCAGCGCCTACCGGCACACCCAGGGTCACCAGACCGACGCTCGCATCGAGATCGACCGTAAGAGCGGCGTCGTCCGAGTGATCGCCCGCGAGCTGGACGACGAGGGACACCTCATCAGCGAATGGGATGACACCCCGGAGGGTTTCGGCCGCATCGCCGCGACGACAGCTCGTCAGGTGATGTTGCAGCGATTCCGCGACGCCGAGAACGAGCGCACATACGGCGAGTTCTCGACCCGGGAGGGTGAGATTGTCGCGGGCGTGATCCAGCGCGACAGCAGGGCCAACGCCCGCGGTCTGGTGGTCGTCCGGATGGGAAGCGAGACCAAGGCCTCCGAGGGTGTGATCCCCGCCGCCGAACAGGTCCCCGGCGAGAGTTACGAACACGGCAACCGGCTGCGTTGTTACGTGGTTGGCGTGAGCCGTGGTGCCCGCGAGCCGCTGATCACATTGTCGCGCACCCATCCCAACCTGGTGCGCAAGCTGTTCTCGCTGGAGGTTCCCGAGATTGCCGATGGGTCAGTGGAGATCGTTGCGGTGGCCCGCGAGGCCGGCCATCGGTCCAAGATCGCGGTGCGGTCGAACGTCCCGGGTCTCAATGCCAAGGGTGCCTGCATCGGGCCGATGGGCCAGCGGGTGCGCAACGTGATGAGCGAATTGTCCGGCGAGAAGATCGACATCATCGACTACGACGAGGATCCCGCGCGCTTCGTGGCCAACGCGTTGTCGCCCGCGAAGGTGGTCTCGGTGTCGGTGATCGACCAGAATGCCCGGGCCGCCCGCGTGGTGGTGCCCGACTTCCAGTTGTCGCTGGCCATCGGTAAGGAGGGGCAGAACGCGCGGCTGGCCGCTCGGCTTACCGGATGGCGGATCGACATCCGCGGCGATTCACCGGCGCACCCGGCGGGTCAGCCTGAGCAAGGTGCCAGCCGCGGAATGGCACACGACCGCTAGCGGTCGGCGTCGGAACCATAACGCCATCCCCGGGTGGTTCTGGCGGCCGGTTCGGTGACGCTAGACTTAGCCGTGATCCAGCGCGAGCCTTCGGTGGCGGCGCACAGATGCTCCGACAGTCCCTGCGGACCGGTGCGGACGTGCGTCGGGTGCCGGAAGCGAGAGTTGGCCGTCGAACTGCTTCGAGTGGTGGCTGAGTCGACCGGGAACGGCAGCTACGTCGTGATCGTTGACCCAAGCAGAAGGCTGCCGGGGCGGGGTGCATGGCTGCATCCCGAACCTCGGTGCCTACAGCAAGCAATTCGGCGGCGGGCTTTCACCAGAGCGCTGCGCATCACCGGTTCACCGGATATGTCAGCGGTGGTCGAACACATCAGCGGGTTTCCCGCTGAGCAACAGAACAGGCAGCAACGAACATGAGCACACCGTGAAGTCCCGATGACAATGTGTCATAGCTAAACCCGAGGCGCGGCCTACAACTGTCGTCGCCTCATAGACAGGAGATGTAGTGGCAGGTAAGGCCCGCGTACACGAGTTGGCCAAGGAACTCGGTGTTACCAGCAAGGAAGTGCTCGCCCGACTGAGTGAACAGGGCGAATTCGTCAAGTCCGCATCGTCGACAGTAGAGGCGCCCGTCGCCCGTCGGCTGCGCGAATCGTTCGGTGGCGCCAAACCGGCCCCCGACAAGGCGCCCGCCAAGGGCCCGGAGAAGGGCCCCGATCGAGCTGCCGCCAAGGCCCCGGTGGCCGTGCCAGGCGCGGATGGTGGCAAAGCCGCAGACCAGTCCCTTGACCAAGCCCTCGACAAGGCGATTGCCAAGGCGGCCGGTAACGGCGCACCGACGGCCGTCGCACCAGATAGGGCCGCCGACTCGGGCCAGACGGCAACTTCACCCACCCGAGCCACACCCCGCCCGTCGGCTGCCACCGCGACTCCCGCGCCTCCGAAGGCGCCACAACCCGGACAACCGGCGACGCCGCCACCGGGCCAGCCGCCCAGCTCCCCGGCACCCCACCCCGGCATGGCTGCCGGCGCGCGTCCCGGACCGGCGCCCAAGCCCGGCGTCCGGACCCCGCGCGTCGGCAACAACCCGTTCTCCTCGGCGCAGCCGGCCGAACGGCCCATTCCGCGTCCGCAGGCTCCGCGCCCCGGAGCGTCGCGTCCTGGGGCACCGCGTCCGGGCGCCTCGCCCGGCAGCATGCCGCCACGTCCCGGCGGTGCGGCCGGTGGGCCGCGCCCGCCGCGCACCGGCGCGCCACGACCCGGCGGCGGCCGGCCCGGCGGCCCTGGTGGCCGTTCGGACGGCGGCGGGGGTAACTACCGCGGCGGCGGCGGTGGCGTAGGTGCCGCGCCCGGGACCGGATTCCGCGGCCGTCCCGGCGGTGGCGGCGGCGGCCCCGGCGGCGGTGGCCGCCCCGGCCAGCGCGGCGGCGCGGCCGGCGCGTTCGGCCGTCCGGGCGGCGCACCCCGGCGTGGCCGTAAGTCCAAGCGGCAGAAGCGCCAGGAATACGACTCGATGCAGGCCCCGGTCGTCGGCGGCGTTCGGTTGCCGCACGGCAACGGCGAAACCATCCGGCTGGCCCGCGGCGCGTCGCTGTCCGACTTCGCCGAAAAGATCGACGCCAACCCGGCCGCACTGGTCCAGGCGCTGTTCAACCTCGGCGAGATGGTGACCGCCACCCAGTCGGTCGGCGACGAAACGCTCGAGCTGCTGGGCAGCGAGATGAACTACAACGTCCAGGTCGTCAGCCCCGAGGACGAGGACCGCGAACTGCTGGAATCCTTCGACCTGTCCTACGGTGAGGACACCGGAGACGAGGCCGATCTGCAGACCCGTCCGCCGGTCGTGACCGTGATGGGCCACGTCGACCACGGTAAGACTCGGCTGCTGGACACCATTCGTAAGGCCAACGTCCGTGAGGGCGAGGCCGGCGGCATCACCCAGCACATCGGCGCCTACCAGGTGGGTGTCGACCTCGACGGCAGCGAGCGGCTGATCACCTTCATCGACACCCCGGGTCACGAGGCGTTCACCGCCATGCGTGCCCGTGGTGCCAAAGCCACCGACATCGCCATTCTGGTGGTCGCGGCCGACGACGGCGTGATGCCGCAGACGGTCGAGGCCATCAACCACGCGCAGGCCGCCGACGTGCCGATCGTGGTCGCGGTCAACAAGATCGACAAGGAGGGCGCCGACCCGGCCAAGATCCGGGCCCAGCTCACCGAGTACGGCCTGGTTGCCGAAGACTTCGGCGGCGACACCATGTTCGTCGACATCTCGGCCAAGAACGGCACCAACATCGAACAGCTGTTGGAAGCGGTGCTGCTGACCGCCGACGCCGCACTGGACCTGCGCGCCAACCCCGACATGGAGGCTCAGGGCGTGGCCATCGAGGCGCACCTGGACCGCGGCCGCGGGCCGGTCGCCACGGTGTTGGTGCAACGCGGCACGCTGCGGGTCGGCGACTCGGTGGTCGCCGGCGACGCCTACGGCCGGGTCCGCCGGATGGTCGACGAACACGGCGACGACATCGAAGCGGCATTGCCGTCGCGTCCGGTGCAGGTCATCGGCTTCACCTCGGTGCCCGGGGCCGGCGACAACTTCCTGGTCGTCGACGAGGACCGGATCGCGCGCCAGATCGCCGACCGGCGCAGCGCCCGCAAGCGCAACGCCATGGCGGCGCGCAGCCGTAAGCGGATCAGCCTGGAGGACCTGGACTCGGCGCTGAAGGAAACCAGCCAGCTCAACCTGATCCTCAAGGGCGACAATGCCGGTACCGTCGAGGCGCTGGAAGAGGCCCTGATGGGTATCCAGGTCGACGACGAGGTGGCGCTGCGGGTCATCGACCGCGGCGTCGGCGGCATCACCGAGACCAACGTCAACCTGGCGTCGGCCTCCGATGCGATCATCATCGGGTTCAACGTGCGCGCCGAGGGCAAGGCCACCGAGCTGGCCAACCGCGAGGGCGTCGAGATCCGCTACTACTCGGTCATCTACCAGGCGATCGATGAGATCGAGGCGGCGCTGCGCGGCATGCTCAAGCCGATCTACGAAGAGGTCGAGCTGGGTCGTGCCGAGATCCGGGCATTGTTCCGGTCCTCGAAGGTCGGCCTCATCGCAGGCTGCATGATCACCTCGGGTGTGGTGCGCCGTAACGCCAAGGCCCGGCTGCTGCGAGACAACATCGTGGTCACCGAGAACCTCTCGATCCAGTCGCTGCGCCGGGAGAAGGACGACGTGACGGAGGTCCGCGAGGGCTTCGAGTGCGGTTTGACGCTGGGCTACTCCGACATCAAGGAGGGCGACGTCATCGAGTCCTACGAGCTGGTTCAAAAGGAACGCTCGTGACCGGCGCAGACGATGCAGTGGGAGTACCACCCGCGTGCGGGGGCGAGGCGGTGCAATCGTGATGGGCCGCGCGGATGGCTGACCCGGCACGGGCACGCCGACTGGCCAAACGGATCACCACCATCGTCGCGTCGGCGATCGAGTACGAGATCAAGGATCCGGGACTTGCCGGGGTGACCATCACCGACGCCAAGGTGACCGCCGACCTGCACGACGCGACGGTGTACTACACGGTGATGGGCCGCACGCTGGACGACGAGCCGGACTACGCCGCCGCGGCCGCCGCGCTGGACCGGGCTAAGGGTGTGCTGCGCACCAAGGTCGGAGCCGGTACCGGGGTGCGTTTCACGCCCACCTTGACGTTCACTCGGGACACCACCTCCGACACCGTGCATCGTATGGAGGAGTTGTTGGCGCGCGCGCGTGCCGCCGACGCCGACTTGGCGCGGGTTCGGCAGGGCGCCAAGCCAGCCGGCGATGCCGACCCGTACCGTGATGGAGGGGCTTCCGGGGGACTTAGCGATCGGATCGAGGCTGGGGACACCGGTGACCACGACCGATCGAGAGACTGAGCTGGCCGAGGTGCCGAGCTGCCCCGGGGCGAGTGTCGATGCCCTCGGTGCCGTCGAGTTGTTGTCGGCCGCTGCCAGCGTCGCGGTGATTGCCCACGTTCATCCCGACGCGGACGCCATCGGCGCCGGATTGGCGCTGGCGTTGGTGTTGGACAAGTGCGGGAAGCAGGTCGAGGTGAGTTTCGGGGCGCCGGCGACACTGCCGGAGTCGCTGGCGTCGTTGCCCGGGTGCAACTTGCTCGTGAACCCGGATGCGATGCGTCGCGATGTCGATTTGGCCGTGACCGTGGACGTACCGAGTGTCCGGCGGCTCGGCGGGCTGAGTGACCTGGCCGGTCCCGGCCGGGATGTGCTGGTGATCGACCACCACGCTTCCAATGATTCGTTCGGCACCGCGAACTTCATCGATCTGTCGGCAGACTCCACCACGATGATGATCGCCGACCTTCTCGACGCCTGGGGCAAGCCGATCGACGTGGACGTCGCTCATTGCATTTACGCCGGATTGACCACGGACACCGGGTCGTTTCGGTGGGCCAGTGCGCGCGGCTATCGACTGGCGGCGCGCCTGGTCGAGATTGGCGTCGACAATGCGGCCGTGAGCCGGACTTTGATGGACGCCCACCCGTTCGAGTGGTTACCGATGCTGTCGCGGGTGTTGGGCTCGGCGCAACTGGTGCCCGGTGCGGTCGATGGCCGGGGGCTGGTCTACGTGGTCGTCGACAACCGGGAATTCCTCCGGGCGCGTCAGGAAGAAGTGGAGAGCATTGTCGACATCGTGCGCACCACCCAGCAGGCCGAAGTGGCGGCGGTGTTGAAGGAGGTCGAACCACGACAGTGGTCGGTGTCGATGCGGGCCAAGAAGGACATTGACTTGACGTCCGTCGCCGCGCGGTTCGGAGGCGGTGGCCACCAGCTGGCAGCCGGCTATTCGACCAGCGGCTCGATCGACGATGTTGTGGCGTCACTGCTCGCGGCTCTGGGCTAAGCGTCGTTGAGTTCCGCCGGGCGGTCACGCGTTCTCGGCCGGCGAATCGCGGCGCTGGCCCTACCCGCACTGGGTGTGCTGGCCGCCGAGCCGTTGTACCTGCTCTTCGATACCGCGGTGGTGGGGCGGCTCGGGGCGTTGTCGCTCGCGGGTCTGGCGATCGGCAGCCTCGTGCTCGGCACGGTCGGTTCGCAGGCGACGTTTCTGTCCTACGGCACGACCGCTCGCTCGGCGCGCCATTTCGGGGCCGCCGATCGGGCGGCGGCTGTCACCGAGGGTGTGCAGGCGACCTGGTTGGCGATGGGTTTGGGCGTGGCGACCATCGTGGTGGTGGAAGCCGCGGCAGTGCCGCTGGTGTCGGCGATCGCGGGCAGCAGCGCGATCTCGGGGGCGGCGCTGCCGTGGCTGCGGATCGCGATCGTGGGGGTACCGGCGATTCTGGTTTCGCTCGCCGGAAACGGCTGGATGCGTGGGGTGCAGGACACCATGCGGCCGCTGCGCTATGTGTTCGCGGGTTTTGGGCTCTCGGCAGTGCTCTGCCCGCTGCTGGTCTACGGCTGGCTGGGCATGCCCCGGCTTGGGTTGTCCGGTTCCGCGGTGGCCAATCTGGTTGGTCAGTGGCTGGCGGCGCTGCTGTTCGGGGGTGCGTTGCTGGCCGAGCGGGTGCCGCTGCGGGTCGATTGGCCGGTGCTGCGCGCACAACGGGTCATGGCGCGTGACCTGATCGTGCGGGGTCTGGCTTTCCAGGCGTGTTTCGTCTCGGCTGCGGCGGTGGCTGCGAGGTTCGGCGCCGCCGCGCTGGCGGCACATCAGGTGGTACTGCAAATGTGGGGTCTCCTTGCCTTGGTACTCGATTCGCTGGCCATCGCGGCGCAGGCTCTGGTCGGCGCTGCCCTGGGTGCCGATGACGTGGCGCATGCGAAGTCCGTGGCCTGGCGGGTGACGGTCTTTTCGCTGCTGGCGGCGGGCGTGCTCGCGGCCGCATTAGGGGTAGGGGCCCCGCTGCTGCCCTCGCTGTTCACCCACGACCGATCGGTGCTTGCCGCGATTGCGGTGCCGTGGTGGTTCCTTGTGGCCCAATTACCCTTCGCCGGAATTGTTTTCGCGCTCGACGGGGTGTTGCTGGGGGCCGGTGACGCGGCCTTCATGCGCACCGCCACCGTCGTCAGCGCACTGATCGGCTTTCTGCCGCTGACCTGGTTGTCGTTGGTGTGCGGCTGGGGGCTGGCGGGCATCTGGTCGGGCCTGGCCACGTTCGTCGCGCTGCGGCTGCTCTTCGTCGGATGCCGGACGATCAGCGGCCGGTGGGCGCTGACGGGGACGGCCTGACGCGCCGGCGTGGTGCTGGTCCGGATGGCGAGCCGACCTCGGCGGCACTCTCGACGTCAACCGGCCGATACACTGCGCCGGTGACCCCCCGCCTCCCGGACGCGCGCCGAGCACGGCACCGGCCGCGGCGGGGCTACGCGCTGTTCGTCGTCCTGGTGGGCCCGAACGTGGGGCTGCTGCTGCTCTTCATCTACCGCCCGTTGGCCGACAACATCAGGTTGTCGTTCTTCGACTGGAACGTCTCTGACCCCAAAGCTGACTATGTCGGGTTCTCCAACTACGCCGAGTGGTTCGCCCGCGACGACACCCGCCAGATCGTGCTCAACACGGCAGTGTTCACCACCGCCGCGGTGGTGGGCTCGATGGTGCTGGGGCTGGTGCTGGCCATGCTGCTCGATCAACCGTTGCGTGGCCGAAATCTGGTCCGCTCGATGGTATTCGCGCCCTTCGTGATCTCGGGCGCGGCCGTCGGCCTGGCGGCCCAGTTCGTCTTCGATCCGCACTTCGGTCTGGTGCAGGACCTGTTGGCGCGCATCGGCGTCGACGTGCCCAACTTTTACCAGGATGCACGCTGGGCGATGTTCATGGTGACCGTCACCTATGTCTGGAAGAACCTCGGGTACACCTTCGTCATCTATCTTGCGGCGTTGCAAGGGGTACGCCGAGACTTGTTGGAGGCGGCCGAAATCGATGGCGCCAGCCGGTGGACCACGTTTCGCCGGGTGCTGTTGCCCCAGCTGCGTCCCACCACCTTCTTCTTGTCGATCACCGTGCTGATCAACTCGTTGCAGGTGTTCGACGTGATCAACGTCATGACCCGTGGCGGCCCGCAGGGCACCGGTACCACCACCATGGTCTACCAGGTATATCTGGAGACGTTCCGCAACTTTCGGGCCGGTTACGGCGCCACCGTGGCCACCATCATGTTCCTGGTGCTGCTGGCCATCACCTATTACCAGGTGCGAGTCATGGATCGGGGGCAGCGGCAGTGACGTCACCAGGCCGTCGCGCGACCGCCCGCTTGCTCGGTTATGCCGCGATGTCGGTGGTCGTCGTAGTGATCGCCGGGCCGCTGGTGTTCGTGTTCTTCACGTCATTCAAGGACCAGCCCGACATCTATTCGCAGCCCACGAACTGGT
The nucleotide sequence above comes from Mycobacterium pseudokansasii. Encoded proteins:
- the rbfA gene encoding 30S ribosome-binding factor RbfA, yielding MADPARARRLAKRITTIVASAIEYEIKDPGLAGVTITDAKVTADLHDATVYYTVMGRTLDDEPDYAAAAAALDRAKGVLRTKVGAGTGVRFTPTLTFTRDTTSDTVHRMEELLARARAADADLARVRQGAKPAGDADPYRDGGASGGLSDRIEAGDTGDHDRSRD
- a CDS encoding ferritin-like domain-containing protein translates to MTSSEPSFGASPKRSPAGKDADTAALSDALAVEHATIYGYGIVSALSPPSVNDLVVEALNQHRQRRDDVIAMLAARKVTAPVAAGGYQLPSDVGSAADAARLAARMENDGATAWRAVVEHAETADDRAFASTALTQSAVMAARWNKVLGAWPITASFPGGNE
- a CDS encoding YlxR family protein; its protein translation is MAESTGNGSYVVIVDPSRRLPGRGAWLHPEPRCLQQAIRRRAFTRALRITGSPDMSAVVEHISGFPAEQQNRQQRT
- a CDS encoding proline--tRNA ligase yields the protein MITRMSQLFLRTLRDDPADAEVPSHKLLIRAGYVRPVAPGLYSWLPLGLKVLRNIERVVREEMNAIGGQEILFPALLPRAPYETTNRWTEYGDSVFRLQDRRGNDYLLGPTHEELFTLTVKGEYNSYKDFPLVLYQIQNKYRDEARPRAGILRVREFVMKDSYSFDIDSAGLKAAYHAHREAYQRIFERLRVRYVIVSAVSGAMGGSASEEFLAESPVGEDTFVRCPESGYAANVEAVITARPENRPIDGLPEAVVHDTGDTPTIATLVAWANQADLGRTVTAADTLKNVLVKVRQPGKDWELLAIGVPGDRDVDDKRLSAALEPAEYVLLDDDEFARYPFLAKGYIGPKALRANNVRYLVDPRVVDGSSWITGADEPGRHVVGLVAGRDFTADGTIEAAEVREGDPSPDGAGSLVMARGIEIGHIFQLGRKYTDAFSADVLGEDGKPIRLTMGSYGIGVSRLVAVVAEQHHDELGLRWPPAIAPFDVHLVIANKDAEARTGAVALAAELDQLGIGVLLDDRQASPGVKFKDAELLGMPWIVVVGRGWADGVVELRDRFTGQTRELAAGASLATDIAAAVSG
- the nusA gene encoding transcription termination factor NusA: MNIDMAALHAIEVDRGISVNELLETIKSALLSAYRHTQGHQTDARIEIDRKSGVVRVIARELDDEGHLISEWDDTPEGFGRIAATTARQVMLQRFRDAENERTYGEFSTREGEIVAGVIQRDSRANARGLVVVRMGSETKASEGVIPAAEQVPGESYEHGNRLRCYVVGVSRGAREPLITLSRTHPNLVRKLFSLEVPEIADGSVEIVAVAREAGHRSKIAVRSNVPGLNAKGACIGPMGQRVRNVMSELSGEKIDIIDYDEDPARFVANALSPAKVVSVSVIDQNARAARVVVPDFQLSLAIGKEGQNARLAARLTGWRIDIRGDSPAHPAGQPEQGASRGMAHDR
- the rimP gene encoding ribosome maturation factor RimP — its product is MTTGLPSQTQVIELLGGVFACAGYEIEDVVIDTRAHPPRITVVADGDTALDLDTVAALSRSASALLDGLDTIRDRYILEVSSPGVERPLTSEKHFRRARGRKVELTLSDGSRLTGRVGELTGDTVALVVWQGRDWAVRQIPLAQVLKAVVQVEFSLPARAEIELATAGGAAGTEAES
- a CDS encoding carbohydrate ABC transporter permease encodes the protein MTPRLPDARRARHRPRRGYALFVVLVGPNVGLLLLFIYRPLADNIRLSFFDWNVSDPKADYVGFSNYAEWFARDDTRQIVLNTAVFTTAAVVGSMVLGLVLAMLLDQPLRGRNLVRSMVFAPFVISGAAVGLAAQFVFDPHFGLVQDLLARIGVDVPNFYQDARWAMFMVTVTYVWKNLGYTFVIYLAALQGVRRDLLEAAEIDGASRWTTFRRVLLPQLRPTTFFLSITVLINSLQVFDVINVMTRGGPQGTGTTTMVYQVYLETFRNFRAGYGATVATIMFLVLLAITYYQVRVMDRGQRQ
- the infB gene encoding translation initiation factor IF-2; translation: MAGKARVHELAKELGVTSKEVLARLSEQGEFVKSASSTVEAPVARRLRESFGGAKPAPDKAPAKGPEKGPDRAAAKAPVAVPGADGGKAADQSLDQALDKAIAKAAGNGAPTAVAPDRAADSGQTATSPTRATPRPSAATATPAPPKAPQPGQPATPPPGQPPSSPAPHPGMAAGARPGPAPKPGVRTPRVGNNPFSSAQPAERPIPRPQAPRPGASRPGAPRPGASPGSMPPRPGGAAGGPRPPRTGAPRPGGGRPGGPGGRSDGGGGNYRGGGGGVGAAPGTGFRGRPGGGGGGPGGGGRPGQRGGAAGAFGRPGGAPRRGRKSKRQKRQEYDSMQAPVVGGVRLPHGNGETIRLARGASLSDFAEKIDANPAALVQALFNLGEMVTATQSVGDETLELLGSEMNYNVQVVSPEDEDRELLESFDLSYGEDTGDEADLQTRPPVVTVMGHVDHGKTRLLDTIRKANVREGEAGGITQHIGAYQVGVDLDGSERLITFIDTPGHEAFTAMRARGAKATDIAILVVAADDGVMPQTVEAINHAQAADVPIVVAVNKIDKEGADPAKIRAQLTEYGLVAEDFGGDTMFVDISAKNGTNIEQLLEAVLLTADAALDLRANPDMEAQGVAIEAHLDRGRGPVATVLVQRGTLRVGDSVVAGDAYGRVRRMVDEHGDDIEAALPSRPVQVIGFTSVPGAGDNFLVVDEDRIARQIADRRSARKRNAMAARSRKRISLEDLDSALKETSQLNLILKGDNAGTVEALEEALMGIQVDDEVALRVIDRGVGGITETNVNLASASDAIIIGFNVRAEGKATELANREGVEIRYYSVIYQAIDEIEAALRGMLKPIYEEVELGRAEIRALFRSSKVGLIAGCMITSGVVRRNAKARLLRDNIVVTENLSIQSLRREKDDVTEVREGFECGLTLGYSDIKEGDVIESYELVQKERS
- a CDS encoding MATE family efflux transporter, translating into MSSAGRSRVLGRRIAALALPALGVLAAEPLYLLFDTAVVGRLGALSLAGLAIGSLVLGTVGSQATFLSYGTTARSARHFGAADRAAAVTEGVQATWLAMGLGVATIVVVEAAAVPLVSAIAGSSAISGAALPWLRIAIVGVPAILVSLAGNGWMRGVQDTMRPLRYVFAGFGLSAVLCPLLVYGWLGMPRLGLSGSAVANLVGQWLAALLFGGALLAERVPLRVDWPVLRAQRVMARDLIVRGLAFQACFVSAAAVAARFGAAALAAHQVVLQMWGLLALVLDSLAIAAQALVGAALGADDVAHAKSVAWRVTVFSLLAAGVLAAALGVGAPLLPSLFTHDRSVLAAIAVPWWFLVAQLPFAGIVFALDGVLLGAGDAAFMRTATVVSALIGFLPLTWLSLVCGWGLAGIWSGLATFVALRLLFVGCRTISGRWALTGTA
- a CDS encoding DHH family phosphoesterase, coding for MTTTDRETELAEVPSCPGASVDALGAVELLSAAASVAVIAHVHPDADAIGAGLALALVLDKCGKQVEVSFGAPATLPESLASLPGCNLLVNPDAMRRDVDLAVTVDVPSVRRLGGLSDLAGPGRDVLVIDHHASNDSFGTANFIDLSADSTTMMIADLLDAWGKPIDVDVAHCIYAGLTTDTGSFRWASARGYRLAARLVEIGVDNAAVSRTLMDAHPFEWLPMLSRVLGSAQLVPGAVDGRGLVYVVVDNREFLRARQEEVESIVDIVRTTQQAEVAAVLKEVEPRQWSVSMRAKKDIDLTSVAARFGGGGHQLAAGYSTSGSIDDVVASLLAALG